The nucleotide sequence TTGCGGCGGGCCCAGGCCTCGACCTCGCGGTCGTCCCGGTAGACCCGGGGGTCGTCGGAGGAGGAGTGCGCGCCCATCCGGTAGGTCAGGCACTCGATCAGCGCCGGCCCCTCGCCCCGGCGGGCCGCCGTGGCGGTCTCGCGCAGGACCCGGTGCAGCGCCAGGGCGTCGTTGCCGTCGACCCGGTAGCCGCGCATCCCGTAGGCCACCGCCTTCTGGGCGATGGTCTCGCTGCCGGTCTGGGCGGTGGTGGGCACCGAGATCGACCACTGGTTGTTCTGGCAGACGAAGACGACGGGCGCCTTCCAGACCGCGGCGAAGTTCAGGCCCGCGTGGAAGTCGTTGCTGCTGGTCGCGCCGTCCCCCATGAAGGCCGCCACCACCACGTCGTCGCCGCGGTAGCGGGCGGCCCAGGCCGCGCCGACGGCCTGGGAGATCTGGGTGCCGATCACCGAGCCCCAGGAGACCTGGTTCACGCCCCGGTCGGCCATGTGCGAGGGCATGTTGCGGCCCTTGAGCACGTCGCCACCGTTCCCGAAGATCTGGGAGAGGTAGGTCGTCAGCGGGAAGCCGCGGTGGAGCATCGACGCGCCCTCCCGCAGGGCCGGGAAGATCCAGTCGCGGGCCTCGAGGGCCTCGGCCGTCACCACCGGCACGGCCTCCTGCCCGTTGGCGGCGCCGTAGAAGCCGATGCGCCCCTGCCGCTGGTGCTTCATCATCCGATCGTCGAGGGCCTGCAGCAGCAGCATCGAGCGGTGGACCGCCAGCAGGCGCTCGGGGGTGATGCCGGCCGCCTCGAAGGGATCGTCCACCAGCGCCCCGCCCTCCGGATCGAGGAGGGCGAAGAGCCGCGGCGCCTCGATGCCCACGGGCGCGAGGACGCTGGTCGTCTCTTCCGGTGGGGGACGCAGGGGGCGGTCGGCGGGGGCGCTCATGCTCTAGATCGCGTCCAGGAAGAGCCGCTCGGGGTGCTCGAGGAGCCCCACCATCTCGTAGGCGAAGGCCGCACCGATGTGACCGTCGACCAGGCGGTGATCGAAGGAGAGGGAGAGGAGCATCACCTTGCCCGGGACGATCTGCCCCTGGTCGACGATGGGCTTCTCCTTGATCTGGTGGATGCCCATGATCGCGACCTCGGGGAAGTTGATCACCGGGGTGGCGAAGAGCCCGCCCTGGGCGCCCAGGGAGGTGATGGTGAAGGTCGAGCCCTGCAGCTCGTCGAGCTTCGCCTTGCCCTTGCGAGCGGCCTCGGCGAGGCGGTCGATCTCGAGGGCGATCTCCACCAGCGAGAGCTTCTCGGCGTTCTTGATCACCGGCACCATCAGGCCGGCGTCGGTCGCGGCGGCCATGCCGATGTTGTAGTAGCCGCGGTAGACGATCTCGCCGCTCTCCTCGTCGAGGGTGCAGTTGAGCTGGGGGTGCTTCTGCAGGGCGATGGTCGCCGCCTTCACGAAGAAGGGCAGATAGGTGAGCTTCGCGCCCCGCTCGGCGGCGGGCCCCTTGAGGGAGTCCCGCATGTGCACCAGCGCCCGCATGTCCACCTCCTCCACGAAGGTGAAGTGGGCGGCGGTGTTCTTCGAGTGCTGCATCGCGCGGGCGATGGCCCGGCGCACCCCCTTCATCGGGGTGCGCGACTCGCCTCCGGGGGGAGGCGGCGCGACGCCCGGGGGCACCGGCGCGAAGCCCGGGGCCTTCGGCGCGGACGTGACCGAGCCCACCGGCGAGGCGCCGCCCCGCAGGTCGCCGGCGGTGATCCGGCCGCCGGGGGCCGAGCCCTGGAGGGCGGAGAGGTCGAGGCCCAGGTCCCGGGCCTGCTTGCGGACCGCCGGGCTCGCGAGCACCGGAGCGCCGGTGGCGGCGGCCGGCCGGCGCGAGGGCTGGATCCGGCCGGCGAGGGGGGAGGTGGTCCGGGCCGGGAGGCCGCCCTCGAGGCGGGCCGGCGGCGTGTCGCCGCCCGCGGCGGGCGCCGCGCGATCGGGCAGCCCCGAGGCCAGCGGCGCCTCCGGGGGCGCGGCGGCGGGCGCGGCCGCCTTCGCCGCGGGCTCGGGCCGGGCCCGGGGGGCCTCACCGTCGCCGACGTCGATCACCAGGAGGGTCTGGCCCACGGCGACCACGTCACCCTCGGCGCCCTCCAGGGAGAGGATGCTCCCGGCGCGGGGAGAGGGGATCTCCACGCTCGCCTTGTCGGTCATGATCTCGACCAGGGGCTGATCCTCGGTGACCGTCTCGCCGGGACCCACGAGCCACTTGACGATCTCACCCTCGACCACGCCCTCGCCGATGTCCGGCAGCTTGAACTCGTAGGCCATCGCTCGCTCCACTTCTTCGCTTCAGTACGCGAGCACTCTCCGGATCGCGTGAGCGATCCGGGGCGCGCGCGGCAGGTAGTCCATCTCGGAAGTATAGGGAAAAGGGGTGTCCCAGCCCGCCACCCGCTCGGGGGGCGCCCGCAGGTGCTCGAAGCAGCGGCGGGTCAGCAGGGAGACGATCTCGGCCCCGTAGCCGGCGGTCAGGGGCGCCTCGTGGACGACCAGCAGGCGGCCGGTGCGCGAGACGCTCTCGGTGAGCATCCCGATGTCGAGAGGCACCAGGGTGCGCAGGTCGATGAGGTCGATGGAGGCGCCGTCCTCCTGCTGCACCCGGTCGACGGCCTCGATGCACTCGTGGACCATCGCGCCCCAGGTCACGACCGTCAGGTCCTGCCCGGGGCAGACGACCGCCGCCTCGCCCAGGGGGATCCGGTAGGGCTCCTCGGGCACCTCGCAGCGCGAGGCGCGGTAGACCCGCTTGGGCTCGAAGATCATCACCGGGTCCGGATCGTCGATGGCCGAGAGCAGCAGCCCCTTGGCGTCGTAGGGGTTGCTGGGCACCACCACCTTGAGGCCGGCGGTGTGGCAGAAGTACGCCTCCGGCGACTGGGAGTGGTAGAGGCCGCCGCGGATGCCGCCGCCGTAGGGCGTTCGCACCACCACCGGGCAGGGGTACTGCCCGCCGGAGCGGTAGCGGAACTTGGAGAGCTCGGAGACGATCTGGTCGAAGGCCG is from Deltaproteobacteria bacterium and encodes:
- a CDS encoding thiamine pyrophosphate-dependent enzyme, which gives rise to MSAPADRPLRPPPEETTSVLAPVGIEAPRLFALLDPEGGALVDDPFEAAGITPERLLAVHRSMLLLQALDDRMMKHQRQGRIGFYGAANGQEAVPVVTAEALEARDWIFPALREGASMLHRGFPLTTYLSQIFGNGGDVLKGRNMPSHMADRGVNQVSWGSVIGTQISQAVGAAWAARYRGDDVVVAAFMGDGATSSNDFHAGLNFAAVWKAPVVFVCQNNQWSISVPTTAQTGSETIAQKAVAYGMRGYRVDGNDALALHRVLRETATAARRGEGPALIECLTYRMGAHSSSDDPRVYRDDREVEAWARRNPVDRLSAFLRGSGHLDEAGEEAMKVEVAAEVAAAVAEAEALGPPPREALFEDVFEAPDWRLREQAAELALLPEE
- a CDS encoding dihydrolipoamide acetyltransferase family protein, with the translated sequence MAYEFKLPDIGEGVVEGEIVKWLVGPGETVTEDQPLVEIMTDKASVEIPSPRAGSILSLEGAEGDVVAVGQTLLVIDVGDGEAPRARPEPAAKAAAPAAAPPEAPLASGLPDRAAPAAGGDTPPARLEGGLPARTTSPLAGRIQPSRRPAAATGAPVLASPAVRKQARDLGLDLSALQGSAPGGRITAGDLRGGASPVGSVTSAPKAPGFAPVPPGVAPPPPGGESRTPMKGVRRAIARAMQHSKNTAAHFTFVEEVDMRALVHMRDSLKGPAAERGAKLTYLPFFVKAATIALQKHPQLNCTLDEESGEIVYRGYYNIGMAAATDAGLMVPVIKNAEKLSLVEIALEIDRLAEAARKGKAKLDELQGSTFTITSLGAQGGLFATPVINFPEVAIMGIHQIKEKPIVDQGQIVPGKVMLLSLSFDHRLVDGHIGAAFAYEMVGLLEHPERLFLDAI
- a CDS encoding alpha-ketoacid dehydrogenase subunit beta, with the translated sequence MPELNIIQAVNGALDQAMAADERVVVLGEDVGRFGGVFRATVDLHAKHGAHRVVDTPLSETGIMASAIGMALYGLKPVAEIQFADFIYPAFDQIVSELSKFRYRSGGQYPCPVVVRTPYGGGIRGGLYHSQSPEAYFCHTAGLKVVVPSNPYDAKGLLLSAIDDPDPVMIFEPKRVYRASRCEVPEEPYRIPLGEAAVVCPGQDLTVVTWGAMVHECIEAVDRVQQEDGASIDLIDLRTLVPLDIGMLTESVSRTGRLLVVHEAPLTAGYGAEIVSLLTRRCFEHLRAPPERVAGWDTPFPYTSEMDYLPRAPRIAHAIRRVLAY